The nucleotide window CGATCTGAGTATGAGGAAATTTGCCAAACGGAAAATGATCGTATGGATATTGAAGATGATTTTCTTAAGGTAGATGCCATTCATTACAAGTTGCGACCTGCCTACTTCCCAACGAAAGGCGTGGTCTTGTATCACAAAGGATTGGACAAATATTCATTCACTGTGCCAATGAAAGATCTCAAATGGCGGTATGTCAGAACAGGCCGTGTTCTCTACTGGTTCGATCGCACTCATTGCCTTTGGCTTTTGACCGATGAATCAGGCCGAGCCTTCAAATGGGCTTTGGTGCCACTTACCATTGAGCGGGCAGAGTTCTTTGACCGTTGTGAGTATCTCTGGATGAGACTGAAACAATTCGTCTGGCGGTAACGGTGTATTGAGGTTGCCTGTCATACTAGCTTGCGGGTATCCTTTGGTCACGATGGTTGTGGGTAAAATGCAATAGGTTGATTGAAGCTTCCAGGACTTAGCCATGTCCCTTCTCGGCACCACTTACGATACTCGCCTGACTCCCGAACTGCGGAACCTGCAGATCGAGATCGAAGGCTACGCTCGTGACTATGGTCTCGATTTCTACGAGACCATCTTTGAAGTGCTCGATGCCGACGATCTCAATGAAGTGGCAGCCTACGGCGGGTTTCCGACTCGCTACCCCCACTGGTCGTTCGGCATGCAGTATGAGGAATTGAAAAAGAGTTACGAGTATGGCTTATCCAAAATTTATGAAATGGTCATCAATAACGACCCATGTTATGCCTACCTGATGCGTTGCAACCACACAGTAGATCAGAAACTGGTCATGGCACATGTTTATGGCCACTGCGATTTCTTCAAGAACAATGCCTATTTCGCTCATACCAGTCGCAAGATGATGGATGAGATGGCCAACCACGGCTCACGCATCCGTCAACATGTGGAGAAGTATGGCCAGGATGCGGTGGAATCGTTTCTTGACCGTTGCATGTCCATCGATGATCTGATCGATGTGCATTCAACAGCATTCAAACGCAGGGTCGCCAGCAGCCGTTATGATTTCACGCCCGAGGAGCAGGACGATTCACCTCGCGTTACCCGCTTCAAGAGCAAGGAATACATGAACGAGTTCATGAACCCGGCAGCGAAGCTGAAAGCCGAGGCAGAGGAACTCAAGAAGAAGAGCGAGCAGGCGGAGCATCGCTATCCAGAACAGCCAATGAAGGATGTGCTGCTCTTTCTGATCGAACATGCACCATTAAAACCCTGGCAACGTGATATTCTCAGCATTGTCCGTGATGAAGCATACTACTTCGCCCCACAGGGCATGACCAAAATTATGAACGAAGGTTGGGCCAGCTACTGGCACAGTACCATCATGACCCAGAAGGCCCTCCATCCATCTGAGATGATCGACTACTGTGATCATCACTGCGGCACGATGGCCCCCTACCGAGGCCGAATCAACCCCTACAAGCTGGGCATCGAGCTGTTCCGCGACATTGAACGCCGCTGGAACATGGGCCAGTTCGGTAAGGAATGG belongs to Planctomycetia bacterium and includes:
- a CDS encoding SpoVR family protein, encoding MSLLGTTYDTRLTPELRNLQIEIEGYARDYGLDFYETIFEVLDADDLNEVAAYGGFPTRYPHWSFGMQYEELKKSYEYGLSKIYEMVINNDPCYAYLMRCNHTVDQKLVMAHVYGHCDFFKNNAYFAHTSRKMMDEMANHGSRIRQHVEKYGQDAVESFLDRCMSIDDLIDVHSTAFKRRVASSRYDFTPEEQDDSPRVTRFKSKEYMNEFMNPAAKLKAEAEELKKKSEQAEHRYPEQPMKDVLLFLIEHAPLKPWQRDILSIVRDEAYYFAPQGMTKIMNEGWASYWHSTIMTQKALHPSEMIDYCDHHCGTMAPYRGRINPYKLGIELFRDIERRWNMGQFGKEWEECDDADKRRTWDRKLGLGKQKIFEVRKHYSDITFIDTFLTPEFAEEQGYFSFKYEEDGKQYVVESREFQKVKQRLLANLTNFGKPWITVVDANYKNRGELLLHHRHEGVDLKLSHANDTLANLQAIWARPVHLQTIVDDKATILSFDGTEHSSTGMGDSDVEQ